A single Nicotiana tabacum cultivar K326 chromosome 5, ASM71507v2, whole genome shotgun sequence DNA region contains:
- the LOC107770038 gene encoding uncharacterized protein At4g06744-like — MATIISITLSFVLVITFFIQIFLQNGLVLAGSILGQSRETLEIIIGGGGENSPPPPPPDNQDCPPPPPSPEPPCPPPPSPPPYLFESKRIEIAYNVIQKFKAKIKYDPLGIKNTWVGYDVCNKYKGFHCAIVPDYKVQALAAVDFNQFNFAGPDLTLNGFLDELPDITIFHANSNKFTGTIPKKIANLRYLYELDLSNNNYNGEFPNDVLGAKNLTFLDLRFNTFSGLVPPQVFMLNLDVLFINNNNLMQKLPDNLGSTPVLYLTLANNKFIGSIPRSIGQACKTLLEVLFLNNQLTGCLPYEIGLLTKARIFDVSKNKLTGKIPHSFGCLANMQILNLAQNQFYGPVPELVCKLSNLKNLSLSYNYFTEVGPECKKLIQRKVLDVRMNCIPGLPMQRSAAECAAFFCKPRSCPDEKSLGIVPCTIGNLEHNELDSSTSSVSALNDPAPAPRTYGALKPHSL, encoded by the coding sequence ATGGCTACCATTATCTCTATTACTTTATCATTTGTATTAGTTATAACTTTTTTCATCCAAATATTTTTGCAGAATGGTCTAGTTTTGGCTGGTTCAATTCTTGGCCAAAGTAGAGAAACTTTGGAAATAATCATCGGCGGAGGTGGTGAAAATTCTCCACCACCACCTCCACCGGATAATCAAGATTGTCCACCACCACCACCGTCACCAGAACCACCTTGCCCTCCACCACCATCGCCACCACCATACCTCTTTGAAAGTAAACGTATCGAGATAGCCTACAATGTAATCCAAAAGTTTAAGGCCAAAATCAAGTATGACCCTTTAGGAATTAAAAACACATGGGTTGGCTATGATGTTTGTAACAAGTACAAAGGTTTCCATTGTGCAATTGTTCCTGATTATAAGGTTCAAGCACTAGCTGCAGTGGACTTCAATCAGTTCAATTTTGCTGGTCCTGACCTTACTCTTAACGGCTTTCTTGATGAATTACCAGACATAACAATTTTCCATGCAAATTCCAACAAGTTTACAGGCACAATCCCAAAAAAGATCGCGAATCTTCGTTACCTTTATGAGTTAGACCTTAGCAACAACAATTATAATGGCGAATTTCCAAATGACGTTCTTGGTGCCAAGAATTTAACGTTCTTGGACCTTAGATTCAATACTTTTTCAGGATTGGTTCCACCTCAAGTTTTCATGCTAAACCTCGACGTTCTctttatcaacaacaacaatttaaTGCAGAAACTTCCTGATAACCTGGGATCAACCCCGGTTCTTTACTTGACTCTAGCCAACAACAAATTCATTGGCTCCATTCCACGTAGCATTGGCCAAGCTTGTAAAACTTTACTTGAAGTTCTGTTCTTGAACAACCAGCTTACTGGTTGTTTGCCATATGAAATTGGGCTTTTAACTAAGGCCAGAATATTTGATGTGAGCAAAAACAAGTTAACAGGGAAAATACCTCATTCGTTCGGATGTTTGGCTAACATGCAGATACTGAACTTGGCGCAAAATCAGTTTTATGGACCTGTGCCTGAACTGGTGTGCAAGCTGTCCAACTTGAAGAATTTGTCGTTGTCGTACAATTACTTCACTGAGGTTGGGCCAGAGTGCAAGAAGCTAATTCAAAGAAAGGTTCTTGATGTGAGGATGAATTGCATTCCAGGGTTGCCAATGCAAAGATCAGCAGCAGAATGTGCAGCATTTTTTTGCAAGCCTAGATCCTGTCCTGATGAAAAGTCATTGGGAATAGTTCCATGTACAATTGGCAATTTGGAGCACAATGAACTGGATTCATCTACTAGTTCTGTTTCGGCCTTAAATGATCCGGCTCCAGCGCCAAGAACTTATGGTGCTTTGAAACCGCATTCCTTGTAA